The following are from one region of the Mauremys reevesii isolate NIE-2019 linkage group 2, ASM1616193v1, whole genome shotgun sequence genome:
- the SERPINB5 gene encoding serpin B5 isoform X2 has product MAIDALRLANTAFAVDMFKKLCEKDKTANIVFAPLCTSTSLALAYKATKGDTATQMIKALHLEDVKDVLFGFQTVTSDVSKLSSFFSLKMVKRLYVEKSLNPTTEFINATKRPFPSELELVDFKEKTEETRQQINKSVSELTDGKMENILNEGSINDQTKILLVNTAYFVTNWMKKFPEAQIKECPFKINKTETKPVQMMNLEATFCLGYVKELKTAILELPCLNKHMSMLILLPKEIEDDTTGLEQLEQALTPETLVQWTNPSVMANTKVNVFLPKFKVEGDYDLKPVLESLGMTNIFNENVADFSEMSETKGVVLSQIIHRVSLEVNEEGAELREVPGYRILQHKDEFKADHPFIFLFRHNKTRNIILSGRFCSP; this is encoded by the exons ATGGCTATTGATGCTCTGCGTCTAGCAAACACTGCCTTTGCAGTTGATATGTTCAAAAAATTGTGTGAGAAGGACAAAACAGCCAATATTGTTTTTGCTCCACTGTGTACTTCAACTTCTCTGGCTCTGGCATATAAAGCTACCAAAGGTGACACCGCAACCCAAATGATAAAG GCACTCCATTTAGAAGACGTCAAAGATGTTTTGTTTGGGTTTCAAACAGTAACGTCTGATGTTTCCAAACTCAGCTCTTTCTTTTCATTGAAAATGGTCAAACGGCTCTATGTAGAAAAGTCTCTGAACCCTACCACG GAATTTATCAATGCCACCAAGAGACCCTTTCCATCTGAACTGGAACTAGTAGACTTCAAAGAAAAAACAGAGGAAACCAGGCAGCAGATCAACAAATCTGTTTCGGAGCTAACCGATG GTAAAATGGAGAACATTTTGAATGAGGGGAGTATAAATGACCAGACTAAGATCCTCCTGGTTAACACAGCTTATTTTGTAACAAACTGGATGAAGAAGTTCCCAGAGGCACAAATCAAAGAATGTCCTTTTAAAATCAACAAG ACTGAAACAAAACCAGTGCAAATGATGAACCTGGAAGCTACGTTTTGCCTGGGCTATGTAAAGGAATTAAAAACTGCAATCCTTGAGCTCCCTTGCCTCAACAAGCACATGAGCATGCTCATTCTGCTACCAAAAGAGATTGAGGATGATACCACTGGCTTGGAACAG CTGGAACAGGCGCTCACTCCTGAGACGTTAGTACAGTGGACCAATCCCAGCGTGATGGCCAATACCAAAGTGAACGTGTTTCTTCCCAAATTTAAGGTGGAAGGGGATTATGATCTGAAGCCTGTTCTGGAAAGCTTGGGGATGACAAATATTTTTAACGAGAATGTAGCAGACTTCTCTGAAATGTCTGAGACTAAGGGTGTGGTTTTGTCCCAGATTATCCATAGAGTGTCTCTGGAAGTAAATGAAGAAGGTGCTGAATTGAGAGAGGTACCAGGATATCGGATCCTGCAACACAAAGATGAATTTAAAGCGGACCATCCATTTATCTTCTTGTTTAGGCATAACAAAACTCGCAATATTATTCTTTCTGGCAGATTCTGTTCTCCTTAA